A stretch of Ranitomeya variabilis isolate aRanVar5 chromosome 3, aRanVar5.hap1, whole genome shotgun sequence DNA encodes these proteins:
- the LOC143817979 gene encoding uncharacterized protein LOC143817979 isoform X3: MDYPLFFPNWIPASKYIKELQTPCNIKAAVTGVQDEGPEIRPFKFPPYEWRPKLKTILEVAIEEDEEEPVVIPRKNSRNTSFLSRLRFLFFSCWGRNHR; this comes from the exons ATTCCGGCATCTAAGTACATAAAGGAGCTGCAGACGCCATGTAACATCAAG GCAGCAGTGACCGGCGTACAGG ATGAGGGACCAGAAATCAG ACCTTTCAAATTTCCTCCTTATGAATGGCGGCCCAAATTGAAGACTATCTT GGAGGTCGCTatagaggaggatgaggaagaaccCGTGGTGATCCCCAG GAAGAACAGCAGGAACACAAGCTTCCTATCCAG actTAGATTTCTGTTCTTCAGCTGCTGGGGCAGAAACCATCGCTAA
- the LOC143817979 gene encoding uncharacterized protein LOC143817979 isoform X2 — protein sequence MDYPLFFPNWIPASKYIKELQTPCNIKAAVTGVQDEGPEIRWRKNVMVAAPRAFRPFKFPPYEWRPKLKTILEVAIEEDEEEPVVIPRKNSRNTSFLSRLRFLFFSCWGRNHR from the exons ATTCCGGCATCTAAGTACATAAAGGAGCTGCAGACGCCATGTAACATCAAG GCAGCAGTGACCGGCGTACAGG ATGAGGGACCAGAAATCAG ATGGAGAAAGAACGTGATGGTAGCTGCTCCACGGGCATTCAG ACCTTTCAAATTTCCTCCTTATGAATGGCGGCCCAAATTGAAGACTATCTT GGAGGTCGCTatagaggaggatgaggaagaaccCGTGGTGATCCCCAG GAAGAACAGCAGGAACACAAGCTTCCTATCCAG actTAGATTTCTGTTCTTCAGCTGCTGGGGCAGAAACCATCGCTAA
- the LOC143817979 gene encoding uncharacterized protein LOC143817979 isoform X1 gives MDYPLFFPNWIPASKYIKELQTPCNIKAAVTGVQDEGPEIRTYDDEDLIWRKNVMVAAPRAFRPFKFPPYEWRPKLKTILEVAIEEDEEEPVVIPRKNSRNTSFLSRLRFLFFSCWGRNHR, from the exons ATTCCGGCATCTAAGTACATAAAGGAGCTGCAGACGCCATGTAACATCAAG GCAGCAGTGACCGGCGTACAGG ATGAGGGACCAGAAATCAG GACTTATGACGATGAAGACCTGAT ATGGAGAAAGAACGTGATGGTAGCTGCTCCACGGGCATTCAG ACCTTTCAAATTTCCTCCTTATGAATGGCGGCCCAAATTGAAGACTATCTT GGAGGTCGCTatagaggaggatgaggaagaaccCGTGGTGATCCCCAG GAAGAACAGCAGGAACACAAGCTTCCTATCCAG actTAGATTTCTGTTCTTCAGCTGCTGGGGCAGAAACCATCGCTAA